From one uncultured Bacteroides sp. genomic stretch:
- the rpmI gene encoding 50S ribosomal protein L35 — MPKMKTNSGSKKRFALTGTGKIKRKHAFHSHILTKKTKKRKRNLCYFTTVDSTNLSQVKELLAMK, encoded by the coding sequence ATGCCAAAGATGAAGACTAACTCCGGTTCTAAAAAAAGATTCGCTCTTACCGGAACAGGTAAAATCAAAAGAAAGCACGCTTTTCACAGCCACATTTTGACTAAGAAAACTAAAAAAAGAAAAAGGAACTTGTGTTACTTTACCACTGTTGATTCAACAAACTTGAGCCAAGTGAAGGAACTCTTAGCAATGAAGTAA
- a CDS encoding tetratricopeptide repeat protein yields the protein MVKKIIVALLLFPTFVSAQINTERVMTVARNALYFEDYVLSIQYFNQVISAKPYLYEPYFFRGLAKINLDDFQGAESDCDAAIRRNPFVVGAYQIRGLARIKQNKFDGAIEDYKKALEYEPENVTLWNNLTLCHIQKEDYKEARTDLEKLITIAPKYTRAYLMRGEVSLKQKDTIRALQDFDLAIKMDKYDPDAWASRAIVKLQQGKYADAESDLDNATHLNSKNSGNYINRALARFHQNNLRGAMSDYDLALEIDPNNFIGHYNRGLLRAQVGDDNRAIEDFNFVIQMEPDNMMAIFNRGLLLAQTGDLRGAIKDYTTVINEYPNFTAGYYNRAEARKKAGDRKGAEKDNFKVLKMQLDKENGITAAKSNTTKTGATDGKDKDNEKTRKKSDRNMNNYGKIVIADDSDADQRYTSDYRGKVQDRNVEIKMEPMYVLTYYEKINAVRRAVHYHKYIDDLNRTNVLPKRLYITNTESPLTEDQIKYHFALIDTHTTDIVENPQDAKKRFSRALDFYLVQDFSNSIEDLTQAIILDGNFFPAYFMRSIVRCKQLEYQKSEEDLSKTAAPGSIQKQGVGALDYDIVKSDLDHVIALAPDFVYAYYDRGNVLSMLKDYRAAIADYDKAIELNKDFAEAYFNRGLTQIFLGNNKKGIADLSKAGELGLYSAYNIIKRFTDQPE from the coding sequence ATGGTGAAAAAAATAATAGTAGCTTTACTGCTGTTTCCTACATTTGTTAGTGCTCAGATAAATACGGAGCGGGTTATGACAGTTGCTCGTAATGCGCTTTATTTTGAGGACTACGTTCTTTCTATTCAGTATTTTAATCAGGTAATTAGTGCGAAACCTTATTTGTATGAGCCTTACTTTTTCAGGGGATTGGCCAAAATTAATCTTGATGATTTTCAGGGAGCCGAGTCTGATTGCGATGCGGCTATTCGGCGTAATCCTTTTGTGGTGGGTGCTTATCAAATTCGCGGACTTGCCCGGATTAAACAAAATAAATTTGACGGTGCAATAGAGGATTATAAAAAAGCGCTGGAGTACGAGCCCGAAAACGTAACACTATGGAATAATCTTACCTTGTGCCACATTCAAAAAGAAGACTATAAAGAGGCTAGAACCGATTTAGAAAAGCTCATTACCATTGCCCCTAAATATACACGTGCCTATCTGATGAGGGGAGAAGTGTCTCTAAAACAAAAAGATACGATTCGTGCCCTGCAGGATTTTGATTTAGCAATCAAAATGGATAAATATGATCCTGATGCTTGGGCTTCAAGAGCTATAGTGAAGCTACAACAGGGGAAATATGCCGATGCTGAATCGGATTTGGATAATGCCACACACTTAAACTCTAAAAATTCGGGTAACTATATCAATCGTGCTTTGGCTCGTTTCCATCAGAATAATTTGCGGGGGGCTATGAGCGATTATGATCTGGCACTCGAAATTGATCCGAATAACTTTATCGGCCACTATAACCGTGGGCTCTTGCGTGCACAGGTAGGAGATGATAATAGGGCGATAGAAGATTTTAATTTTGTTATCCAGATGGAGCCGGATAACATGATGGCCATTTTTAATCGAGGCTTGCTACTTGCACAGACCGGAGATTTGCGGGGGGCTATTAAAGATTATACGACGGTGATAAATGAATATCCTAATTTTACGGCCGGATACTATAATCGTGCTGAAGCCAGAAAAAAAGCAGGTGACCGCAAAGGGGCTGAAAAAGACAACTTTAAGGTACTCAAAATGCAGCTCGATAAGGAAAACGGGATAACGGCAGCAAAGAGTAACACGACTAAAACGGGGGCGACAGACGGGAAAGACAAGGATAATGAAAAAACCCGTAAGAAATCGGATAGGAATATGAATAATTACGGCAAAATTGTAATAGCAGACGATTCGGATGCCGATCAGAGATATACCAGCGATTATCGCGGAAAAGTACAGGACAGGAATGTGGAAATAAAGATGGAGCCGATGTATGTGCTCACTTATTACGAAAAGATAAATGCAGTGAGGCGTGCGGTTCATTATCATAAATATATTGATGATCTGAATAGAACAAATGTATTGCCCAAACGTTTGTACATAACCAATACGGAGTCTCCGCTGACCGAAGATCAGATAAAATATCACTTTGCTTTAATTGATACGCATACTACGGATATAGTAGAGAACCCCCAAGACGCTAAAAAACGTTTTTCTCGTGCTCTCGACTTCTATTTGGTGCAGGATTTCTCAAATTCTATAGAAGATTTGACTCAGGCGATTATACTGGATGGCAACTTCTTCCCGGCTTATTTTATGCGATCGATTGTTAGGTGCAAGCAATTGGAATACCAAAAATCAGAAGAGGATTTGTCGAAGACGGCGGCACCGGGAAGTATTCAGAAACAAGGAGTGGGAGCACTCGATTATGACATTGTTAAAAGTGATCTGGATCATGTTATTGCTTTGGCTCCCGATTTTGTATACGCCTATTACGATCGTGGAAACGTGTTGTCAATGTTGAAAGATTATCGGGCGGCAATCGCAGATTATGATAAAGCCATTGAATTGAATAAAGACTTTGCCGAAGCCTATTTTAACAGGGGATTAACGCAAATATTTCTTGGTAATAATAAAAAAGGCATTGCCGATCTTAGTAAAGCAGGCGAGCTGGGCTTATACTCAGCCTATAATATTATTAAACGTTTTACAGATCAACCGGAATAA
- the def gene encoding peptide deformylase, with the protein MILPIYVYGQPVLRKIAEDIKPDYPQLNELIDNMFETMDRADGAGLAAPQIGLPIRVVVVDLDLLSDEFPEYKDFRKVYINAHVLEFEGEEESMEEGCLSLPGIHEAVKRKNKIHVTYLDRDFIEHDEWVEGYLARVMQHEFDHLEGKLYIDHISPLRKQMVKGKLNAMLKGKAHCTYRVKTIK; encoded by the coding sequence ATGATTTTACCAATTTATGTATATGGACAGCCGGTGTTGAGGAAAATTGCGGAAGATATTAAACCTGATTATCCTCAATTAAATGAACTTATAGACAATATGTTTGAAACGATGGATAGGGCCGACGGAGCAGGACTTGCTGCACCGCAGATAGGGTTGCCCATTCGTGTTGTTGTTGTTGATTTAGATCTGTTATCGGATGAATTTCCCGAGTATAAAGACTTTCGTAAAGTATATATCAATGCTCATGTGCTGGAGTTTGAAGGCGAAGAGGAGTCTATGGAAGAAGGGTGCCTGAGCTTGCCGGGCATTCATGAAGCAGTTAAGAGAAAAAACAAGATTCACGTCACTTATCTTGATCGAGATTTTATAGAACATGATGAATGGGTTGAAGGATATCTGGCCAGGGTTATGCAACATGAATTTGACCATTTGGAAGGCAAACTGTATATCGATCACATTTCACCCTTGCGCAAGCAGATGGTTAAAGGGAAGTTGAATGCCATGTTGAAAGGAAAGGCTCATTGTACCTACAGAGTAAAGACAATTAAGTAA
- the thrS gene encoding threonine--tRNA ligase — translation MIKITFPDGSVREYNEGINGLQIAESISSRLAQEVLACGVNGETYDLVRPINEDATVVLYKWEDEQGKHAFWHTSAHLLAEALQELYPGIQFGIGPAIESGFYYDVDPGEAVIKEGDLAAIEAKMAELVAKKEAVIRTDISKANALKMFGDRGETYKCELISELEDGHITTYSQGAFTDLCRGPHLMNTASIKAIKLTSVAGAYWRGHEDRKMLTRIYGITFPKKKLLDEYLAMMEEAKKRDHRKIGKEMELFMFSENVGKGLPMWLPKGTALRLRLEDFLKKIQKRFGYQQVMTPHIGSKSLYVTSGHYAKYGKDSFQPISTPEEGEEYLLKPMNCPHHCEIYKWQPHSYKDLPLRLAEFGTVYRYEQSGELHGLTRVRSFTQDDAHIFCRPDQVKDEFLSVMDIIFIIFKALNFEHFEAQISLRDPNNQEKYIGSDENWEKAEKAIIEACQEKGLKAKIVLGEAAFYGPKLDFMVRDAIGRKWQLGTIQVDYNLPERFQLEYTGADNQKHRPVMIHRAPFGSMERFVAVLIEHTGGKFPLWLAPDQVAILPISEKFNEYAQKLRIYFDTLDVRAIVDERNEKIGRKIRDNEMKRIPYMLVVGEKEAENGEVAVRKQGEGDKGTMKYEDFGKILNEEVQNMINKW, via the coding sequence ATGATAAAAATAACATTTCCTGATGGTTCCGTTCGCGAATACAACGAAGGAATAAATGGTTTGCAAATAGCAGAAAGTATAAGTTCTCGCTTGGCACAAGAGGTATTGGCTTGCGGCGTAAATGGAGAAACTTATGATTTAGTTCGTCCAATTAATGAAGATGCTACCGTAGTACTATATAAATGGGAGGATGAGCAAGGTAAGCATGCTTTCTGGCACACAAGTGCTCACTTGCTTGCTGAGGCTTTGCAAGAACTATATCCGGGCATTCAATTTGGCATTGGACCTGCCATTGAAAGTGGATTTTATTATGATGTAGATCCCGGAGAAGCCGTAATAAAGGAAGGAGATTTGGCTGCGATCGAAGCCAAGATGGCTGAGCTGGTTGCTAAAAAGGAAGCGGTAATAAGAACAGATATTAGTAAGGCAAATGCACTGAAAATGTTTGGCGACCGTGGAGAAACCTATAAATGTGAATTAATTTCTGAATTGGAAGATGGACATATAACGACTTACAGTCAGGGTGCGTTTACCGATCTTTGTCGTGGCCCGCATTTAATGAATACGGCATCAATTAAAGCGATAAAACTTACTTCAGTAGCCGGCGCTTATTGGCGCGGACACGAGGATCGTAAAATGCTTACCCGTATCTACGGCATAACTTTTCCTAAAAAGAAACTGTTAGACGAATATCTGGCTATGATGGAAGAAGCCAAAAAGAGAGACCATCGTAAGATCGGAAAAGAAATGGAATTGTTCATGTTTTCCGAAAATGTAGGCAAAGGTTTGCCTATGTGGCTTCCTAAAGGAACGGCACTTCGCCTGCGATTAGAAGATTTTCTGAAGAAAATACAGAAACGCTTCGGGTATCAACAAGTAATGACTCCACATATAGGTAGTAAATCTTTGTATGTAACATCGGGGCATTATGCCAAATACGGAAAAGATTCTTTCCAACCCATAAGCACTCCGGAAGAAGGGGAAGAATATTTGCTAAAGCCAATGAATTGTCCTCACCATTGTGAGATATATAAATGGCAACCTCATTCCTATAAAGATTTACCATTGCGCTTAGCCGAATTTGGTACTGTTTATCGTTATGAACAAAGCGGAGAATTGCATGGATTGACAAGAGTTCGCAGCTTTACACAAGACGATGCCCACATCTTCTGTCGTCCCGATCAGGTGAAAGATGAATTTCTGAGTGTAATGGATATTATCTTCATTATTTTTAAAGCTCTAAACTTTGAACACTTTGAAGCACAAATTTCACTTCGTGATCCTAATAACCAGGAAAAATACATCGGTAGCGATGAAAATTGGGAAAAAGCTGAAAAAGCGATAATAGAAGCTTGTCAGGAAAAAGGGCTGAAAGCAAAAATTGTATTAGGAGAAGCTGCATTTTATGGCCCTAAACTAGATTTTATGGTTCGCGATGCAATCGGACGAAAGTGGCAATTGGGTACCATCCAAGTTGATTATAACCTCCCGGAGAGATTCCAATTAGAATACACCGGTGCTGATAACCAGAAACATCGTCCGGTGATGATTCACCGTGCACCCTTTGGTTCAATGGAGCGTTTTGTTGCAGTACTGATAGAACATACCGGTGGCAAATTCCCATTGTGGCTGGCTCCCGATCAGGTTGCCATATTACCGATTAGCGAGAAGTTTAACGAATATGCCCAGAAGCTCAGAATTTATTTCGATACGTTAGATGTTCGTGCTATTGTTGATGAAAGAAATGAAAAGATAGGTCGCAAAATACGTGATAATGAGATGAAGCGTATTCCGTATATGCTTGTTGTCGGCGAAAAAGAAGCTGAAAACGGCGAGGTCGCTGTTAGAAAACAAGGAGAAGGAGACAAAGGAACTATGAAATATGAAGATTTTGGTAAAATTCTGAATGAAGAAGTTCAAAATATGATAAATAAATGGTAA
- the rplT gene encoding 50S ribosomal protein L20 — MPRSVNHVASKARRKKILKLTRGYFGARKNVWTVAKNTWEKGLTYAFRDRRNKKRSFRALWIQRINAAARLEGLSYSKLMGGLHKAGIEINRKVLADLAVNHPEAFKAIVAKAKAA, encoded by the coding sequence ATGCCAAGATCAGTAAATCATGTTGCTTCGAAAGCAAGAAGAAAGAAAATTTTGAAATTAACCAGAGGTTACTTTGGTGCCAGAAAAAATGTATGGACTGTAGCGAAGAACACTTGGGAAAAGGGTTTAACCTATGCTTTCCGTGATCGTAGAAACAAGAAAAGAAGCTTTCGTGCTTTATGGATACAGCGTATTAATGCGGCTGCCCGTTTAGAAGGTTTGTCTTACTCAAAATTAATGGGTGGTTTGCACAAAGCCGGAATTGAAATAAACCGTAAGGTTTTAGCCGATTTGGCCGTTAATCATCCCGAAGCTTTTAAAGCAATTGTAGCAAAAGCAAAAGCTGCTTAA
- a CDS encoding indolepyruvate oxidoreductase subunit beta: protein MKKDIILSGVGGQGILSIATVIGKAALKGGLYMKQAEVHGMSQRGGDVQSNLRISSNPIVSDLIPSGKCDLIISLEPMEGLRYLPYLSSNGWLVTNETPFINIPHYPEKADIMAEIDKLPHKIVLNVDEIAKQTGSARVANMVLLGATIPFLGFEYAHIQESIRELFQRKGESIIEMNLNALAAGKEIAEKLM, encoded by the coding sequence ATGAAAAAAGACATTATATTATCAGGTGTTGGCGGACAGGGTATTTTATCCATAGCTACAGTAATTGGTAAGGCGGCTTTAAAAGGAGGCCTTTACATGAAACAAGCCGAAGTGCACGGCATGAGTCAGCGTGGAGGAGATGTACAATCGAACTTACGCATCAGTAGCAATCCGATTGTTTCAGATTTAATTCCTTCGGGAAAATGTGACCTTATTATTTCTCTGGAACCGATGGAAGGGTTACGCTACCTCCCCTACCTCAGCTCAAACGGTTGGCTAGTAACCAATGAAACACCTTTCATCAACATTCCCCATTATCCGGAGAAAGCAGATATAATGGCGGAAATAGATAAATTACCTCATAAAATAGTGCTAAACGTTGATGAGATAGCCAAACAAACAGGCTCTGCAAGAGTTGCAAATATGGTGTTACTCGGTGCCACCATCCCTTTTCTAGGTTTTGAATATGCCCATATACAAGAGAGCATTCGAGAGCTTTTTCAACGTAAAGGAGAGTCTATTATTGAAATGAACCTCAACGCACTGGCTGCCGGAAAAGAAATAGCGGAAAAGCTAATGTAA
- a CDS encoding DUF3869 domain-containing protein — MKMKSNVFGFSAKIALSVLAVCGTMFTSCYEKEDVDVNTTEPIPAAYYVVGSITDGSNGQPITTAVVTIDGVSVTLNNGAFSQKTTASGAHTVAVTAEGYYDMTKTVYCVEVADGQTSVAVADIALFTPGSQASDPIEDPTIPSTSDIEAVKSVISEAFTPTANPSGAVAGTSTTTVNDDGTVAIATPYTLDNSSTDAIEVSYVYNEGFELANEPATRAVSARDQFIANVAKQLNKSYGLTKVTKKTTLYEGGNSIIGYTVIYTIAIEEYIFYISGANWAGMATWQSNVQISAITDTHDSHDSHDGHGGSTNAGGGSGTSE, encoded by the coding sequence ATGAAAATGAAAAGTAATGTTTTTGGATTTAGTGCTAAGATAGCGCTATCCGTACTAGCAGTTTGTGGTACCATGTTTACCAGCTGCTACGAAAAAGAAGATGTGGATGTTAACACAACCGAGCCGATTCCAGCGGCTTACTATGTAGTAGGGTCCATTACTGATGGTTCCAACGGACAACCCATTACAACAGCTGTAGTGACAATAGACGGAGTTTCCGTAACATTAAACAATGGAGCCTTTAGTCAAAAGACAACAGCTTCAGGGGCTCACACTGTTGCTGTTACAGCAGAGGGGTACTATGATATGACAAAAACTGTTTATTGCGTTGAAGTAGCAGACGGGCAAACAAGTGTTGCTGTTGCCGACATAGCCTTATTCACTCCGGGATCTCAGGCTTCTGACCCGATAGAAGACCCTACCATCCCCTCAACCAGCGATATCGAAGCTGTTAAATCAGTGATATCTGAGGCATTTACCCCAACAGCAAACCCAAGCGGTGCAGTAGCCGGTACATCAACTACAACTGTTAATGATGACGGAACTGTAGCAATTGCAACGCCATATACACTAGATAACTCTTCTACTGACGCGATAGAAGTCAGCTATGTTTATAATGAAGGATTCGAACTGGCCAATGAACCTGCAACAAGAGCTGTTAGTGCACGAGACCAATTTATAGCAAATGTGGCTAAACAATTGAACAAATCCTATGGATTAACGAAAGTAACTAAAAAAACAACTCTATACGAAGGAGGAAACTCTATAATCGGGTATACAGTGATTTATACTATCGCTATCGAAGAATACATATTCTACATATCCGGTGCCAATTGGGCAGGAATGGCTACATGGCAATCCAATGTTCAGATCTCAGCCATAACAGATACGCATGATTCTCATGATAGTCACGACGGACATGGAGGTTCAACCAATGCAGGTGGTGGTTCTGGAACTTCTGAATAA
- the ruvX gene encoding Holliday junction resolvase RuvX: protein MSRILAIDYGRKRTGIAVTDTMQIIAGGLTTVATHELLDFLLKYVRTESVERIIVGLPRQMDNELSESMKYIEPFVRNLKKSLPDVNVEYVDERFTSVLAHRTMLEAGLKKKARQNKALVDEISATIILQTYLENKRY from the coding sequence ATGAGCAGAATATTAGCTATTGATTATGGCAGAAAACGTACCGGCATAGCTGTTACGGATACAATGCAGATTATTGCAGGTGGGTTAACTACTGTTGCAACGCATGAACTATTAGATTTTCTTTTGAAATATGTCCGGACCGAATCGGTAGAACGTATTATCGTTGGTTTGCCCAGACAAATGGATAATGAGCTTTCTGAAAGTATGAAATATATAGAACCTTTCGTGCGTAATTTAAAGAAAAGTTTACCTGATGTGAATGTGGAATATGTCGATGAACGTTTTACTTCTGTATTGGCACACCGAACGATGCTTGAAGCCGGGCTAAAGAAAAAAGCCAGGCAGAACAAAGCATTGGTCGATGAAATTAGTGCTACTATTATTTTGCAAACATATCTTGAGAATAAGCGTTATTAA
- the xpt gene encoding xanthine phosphoribosyltransferase, with amino-acid sequence MQLLKNRILQDGKCFEGGILKVDSFINHQMDPQLMKSIGVEFVRRFASTDVNKIMTIEASGIAPAIMTGYLLNLPVIFAKKKSPKTIEHALSTTVHSFTKDRDYEVVISSDFLTPNDKVLFVDDFLAYGNAALGVIDLIKQSGAKLVGMGFIIEKAFQNGRKVLEEKGIRIESLAIIEDLSHCQIKIKE; translated from the coding sequence ATGCAATTATTAAAAAACAGAATTCTGCAAGACGGCAAATGTTTTGAAGGAGGTATTCTAAAGGTAGACAGTTTTATCAACCATCAAATGGATCCGCAATTGATGAAATCAATTGGCGTAGAGTTTGTACGACGTTTTGCCTCTACTGATGTTAATAAAATCATGACCATTGAAGCCAGTGGTATTGCACCCGCCATCATGACCGGATATCTGTTAAATCTTCCGGTTATTTTTGCAAAAAAGAAATCGCCGAAGACTATAGAACACGCATTAAGTACTACGGTCCATTCATTTACTAAAGACCGCGATTATGAAGTTGTTATCAGTTCAGACTTTCTCACACCTAATGATAAAGTGCTCTTCGTAGATGATTTTCTGGCTTATGGAAATGCTGCCCTTGGCGTTATTGATTTAATAAAACAATCAGGAGCAAAGCTGGTGGGAATGGGATTCATTATAGAAAAAGCCTTTCAAAACGGACGAAAAGTTCTTGAAGAAAAAGGAATACGCATAGAATCATTGGCCATCATTGAGGATCTCTCGCATTGCCAAATTAAAATAAAAGAATAA
- a CDS encoding phenylacetate--CoA ligase — protein MDATYWEKEIETMNRDELHELQIQRLRKTIAIAANAPHYRKLFKEHGITPDSIQSLEDVRKLPFTTKADMRTNYPFGLVAGDINDGVRIHSSSGTTGNPTVIVHSQHDLDSWANLVARCLYMVGIRKTDVFQNSSGYGMFTGGLGFQYGAERLGALTIPAAAGNSKRQVKFITDFKTTALHAIPSYAIRLAEVFQEEGIDPKGSSLKTLIIGAEPHTDEQRKKIERMLGVKAYNSFGMTEMNGPGVAFECPEQNGMHFWEDCYYVEIIDPETGKSLPEGEIGELVLTTLDRDMMPLIRYRTRDLTRILPGQCPCGRTHLRIDRIKGRTDDMFIIKGVNIFPMQIEKILVQFSPLGSNYLITLETINNQDEIIIEVELNNLSTDNYIELENVRKEIIRQLKDEILVTPKLKLVKKGTLPQSEGKAIRVKDLRTNK, from the coding sequence ATGGATGCAACATATTGGGAGAAAGAGATAGAGACCATGAACCGTGATGAGTTACACGAGTTGCAGATTCAACGACTAAGAAAAACAATAGCCATAGCAGCCAATGCTCCCCATTATAGAAAACTCTTTAAAGAACATGGAATAACACCCGATTCAATACAATCGTTGGAGGACGTACGCAAACTGCCTTTTACAACGAAAGCAGACATGCGCACCAACTATCCTTTCGGATTAGTGGCCGGCGATATAAATGATGGAGTACGCATTCATTCTTCCAGCGGAACCACAGGAAACCCTACAGTCATCGTTCATTCTCAACACGATCTGGATTCTTGGGCCAATTTAGTAGCCCGTTGCCTCTATATGGTGGGAATTCGCAAAACAGATGTCTTTCAAAACAGCTCCGGGTACGGTATGTTTACCGGAGGACTCGGCTTTCAGTACGGCGCCGAACGCCTGGGTGCTTTAACCATTCCGGCTGCTGCCGGGAACAGTAAAAGGCAAGTTAAGTTTATCACTGATTTTAAAACCACCGCTCTCCACGCTATCCCCAGCTATGCTATCCGCTTGGCGGAAGTCTTTCAGGAAGAGGGAATCGACCCAAAAGGAAGTAGCCTTAAAACATTGATTATAGGTGCAGAACCGCATACCGATGAACAACGTAAAAAGATAGAGCGAATGCTGGGCGTGAAAGCCTACAACAGTTTTGGAATGACAGAAATGAACGGACCGGGCGTTGCTTTTGAATGCCCCGAACAAAATGGTATGCATTTCTGGGAAGATTGTTACTATGTAGAAATTATTGATCCCGAAACAGGGAAATCTCTTCCCGAAGGAGAAATAGGCGAACTGGTACTTACAACACTCGACCGCGACATGATGCCGCTTATACGTTACCGCACCCGGGATCTGACCCGTATACTTCCCGGACAATGTCCCTGCGGACGTACACACCTACGCATAGATCGCATTAAAGGTCGTACCGATGATATGTTCATCATCAAAGGTGTCAATATATTCCCCATGCAAATAGAGAAAATACTGGTGCAATTTTCACCATTAGGCAGCAATTATCTCATCACGCTCGAAACGATAAACAATCAGGATGAAATAATCATAGAAGTAGAACTTAACAATCTTTCTACTGACAATTATATTGAATTGGAAAATGTACGTAAAGAGATTATCCGGCAACTAAAAGATGAAATATTAGTGACTCCGAAGCTAAAACTGGTGAAGAAAGGAACTCTTCCTCAAAGCGAAGGAAAAGCCATTAGAGTAAAAGACTTAAGAACAAATAAATAA
- the infC gene encoding translation initiation factor IF-3, with translation MKNDSLKGQYRINEQIRAKEVRIVGDDDIESKVYPIFQALKMAEEREIDLVEISPSAEPPVCRIIDYSKFLYQLKKRQKEQKAKQIKVNVKEIRFGPQTDDHDYNFKLKHAMGFLEDGDKVKAYVFFKGRSILFKEQGEVLLLRFANDLEDYAKVDQMPVLEGKRMTIFLSPKKKESQKKVVAPATGTKPTVVKVAKAVKTEESSEDSTEEEK, from the coding sequence ATGAAGAATGACAGCTTAAAAGGGCAGTACCGGATCAATGAGCAGATTCGAGCCAAAGAAGTTCGTATTGTTGGCGATGACGATATTGAATCAAAAGTTTACCCGATATTTCAGGCGTTGAAAATGGCTGAAGAGCGTGAAATAGATCTCGTAGAGATTTCTCCTAGTGCGGAGCCACCTGTTTGTCGTATTATTGATTACTCTAAATTTCTTTATCAGTTAAAGAAACGTCAAAAGGAGCAAAAGGCTAAGCAAATAAAAGTAAATGTTAAAGAAATACGTTTTGGGCCACAAACGGATGATCATGATTATAATTTCAAATTAAAGCACGCTATGGGCTTTTTGGAAGATGGTGATAAGGTTAAGGCTTACGTGTTTTTCAAAGGTCGCTCAATCCTTTTTAAAGAGCAAGGCGAAGTTTTACTTCTTCGGTTTGCCAATGACTTGGAAGACTATGCAAAGGTAGATCAGATGCCTGTTCTTGAAGGAAAAAGAATGACTATTTTTCTTTCTCCTAAAAAGAAAGAAAGCCAGAAGAAAGTAGTGGCGCCTGCTACCGGTACTAAACCTACAGTGGTGAAAGTTGCTAAAGCGGTTAAAACTGAAGAAAGTAGCGAGGATAGCACTGAAGAAGAAAAATGA